The DNA segment GTTTTCCTACTTTCTGCTACATGAGCAACTGTCGTTCCAGGCGATGGCCGGGGTGTTGTTGATTTGCCTGGGGATCATCAGCCTGACATTTGTGCGCAGGATGACCGCGCACATGCTCAAACCAATCCTGATGGCGGTGGGCGCTGGAGTGTTTATTGCGTCCTACACAGTGGTGGACGCCAAGGGCGTGAGAGCCAGTGAAACGGTGCTGCAATACATTATTTACCTGACGGTGTTCCAGAGCATTCCTATCCCGCTGCTGGCGTTTTGCAAGGAGCGTGCGGCACTTGTCCAAACCATTGGCAGTCATTGGCGAGTGGGTGTCTTGGGGGGTGTTTTTTACCTGGCATCCTACGGCCTGGTGTTGTTCGCGCTGTCGCTGGACGCGGTGGCCAAGGTCTCAGCGCTGCGGGAAACCAGTGTTATTATCGGCGCCATTATTGCCGCGCTGTTCTTTCATGAACGGTTCGGCTGGCGACGGATGCTCTCGGCGTGCGTCATTGTTTGCGGGATCATCCTGATCAAAGTGAGCACTTGATGGCTCAGCGTCCTCCACCCACTGCGATGCTTCAGGCTTTTGTCAGCGCCGCGCAAACGGGCAGTTTCGCGCGTGCGGCATCTGAGCTTAACCTCACCGCCAGTGCCATCAGCCATCAAATTGCGGGCCTGGAGGAGTGGTGGGGCGTGCAGTTGTTTGAGCGGCACTCACGTGGCGTCAAGCTGACGTCGGCAGGGCACGCCTTGTTGCCGGTCACTGATGGGTTTTTCAAAGGGCTGGAGGCGGCGTTGCAGGTTCTCAATCCGCGCGAAGCCCAACCGTTGTACCTCTCGTGCACCTCTTCACTCTGTTCGACCTGGCTGATTCCCAGAGTGCATGGCTCGCATACTGACGCCTCGTTCAATCTCGACCTGGTGCTGACCAGCGCAGATATGAGCCCTGCCAGCCTGGGTGCTCATCAATTTGATGTCGCAGTAGTCATAGGGGGCGGGGACTATCCGGAGCATCATGTCGAGTTGCTGATGCGCGATGCGGTGTTTCCCGTATGTTCGCCGGCGTTTTATCGCGAGCATGGCGATATTGCGCCGAAGGATATCGCCCGGTACCCATTGATTCACCGGGCGGATGATCAGATCTGTCCGGGGTGGGAGAGTTGGTTTGCGTTCCAGGGGTTGCGGCCCCCCCGTATCACCCTGGGCCTCGGTTTCCGGATTCGAGCCTGGCTATAAGCCTTGCGCTCAAGGGGGCTGGGATCGCACTGGGCAGGACGGCGTTGGTATATGACCAGTTGGAAGAGGGGGGATTGGTTGCCTTGAGCAGCCCGGTGATGATGTCGCCGGCGGCGTACTACATTATTTGCCGCAAGGGTCGACAGT comes from the Pseudomonas shahriarae genome and includes:
- a CDS encoding EamA family transporter; this translates as MDNSDIAITLVLISAFMHATWNAVVRAGSSRFMTLAIVDGTALVICLAALPLVNVPSLQVWGYVLLSVILNTVYRLFLIKAYETGDFGQVYPVMRGVPPVLVALFSYFLLHEQLSFQAMAGVLLICLGIISLTFVRRMTAHMLKPILMAVGAGVFIASYTVVDAKGVRASETVLQYIIYLTVFQSIPIPLLAFCKERAALVQTIGSHWRVGVLGGVFYLASYGLVLFALSLDAVAKVSALRETSVIIGAIIAALFFHERFGWRRMLSACVIVCGIILIKVST
- a CDS encoding LysR substrate-binding domain-containing protein; amino-acid sequence: MGELVCVPGVAAPPYHPGPRFPDSSLAISLALKGAGIALGRTALVYDQLEEGGLVALSSPVMMSPAAYYIICRKGRQSEPAIARLIEWLKLSAGEFLREVGARHPQIAGAGAFQR
- a CDS encoding LysR family transcriptional regulator, with product MAQRPPPTAMLQAFVSAAQTGSFARAASELNLTASAISHQIAGLEEWWGVQLFERHSRGVKLTSAGHALLPVTDGFFKGLEAALQVLNPREAQPLYLSCTSSLCSTWLIPRVHGSHTDASFNLDLVLTSADMSPASLGAHQFDVAVVIGGGDYPEHHVELLMRDAVFPVCSPAFYREHGDIAPKDIARYPLIHRADDQICPGWESWFAFQGLRPPRITLGLGFRIRAWL